aaataattatttgatttacGTACAATTATTTAATACAAACTATATTTTGTTTATTGTTTCGTAATTTTCTATATGTTAGTTGTCGTAGCTTGTTTATTATTTCGTAATTTTATGTTGTTTTTTGTTCGTAATTTGTACCATTTTAACGCATTATTAATTTAATcggtgtttttttattttttatttttacacttaattaatttctaatcagaatattaaaaattttataattaaaatttcaaaaaaaatattaattaattaaatattaaacacttatattaaattaatcaaattaaaaactaaaaaaaaataaaaaaaatttgtggcGCAGCAAGCTGCTCCAATCCAACGCCAGTTTTGATGCTGGATTGGAGTGAAAAATCATGGCACCACAATGGTGTGCACCAATGTGGTGCCATGATTGGAGATGGTCTAACTTACAAAAAGGGGAATAAAACCAAGCTCCCCCATATCCATCATTCAAATTATACTTTCCGTGTACATTTCTTATTTACaagaatattaattttgttttcaaaattatatttttgttaaaatgaAAAAgacttgtttgttttttttccattaaaaatattatttatatttattcttTTGACTtctaaattaattttatgagaaaataaagaatttaatttatatgagggatatatatatttatttataataatttaatgatactaaaattaatatttatgtcGCATTcgtgtttatttttttatggcCGAACTCGTTACTACAACAAAAGGAAAAATACAAAAGCGTGTTTTATGTCCTTTTCGGTCGGCACCACGCGAGTTGTCAGTGTATCGTATGTACACTTTATTCTCGATATTTTTGTGTGTAATAATAGCAATTAGCAGCACAAGTTGTTCGAGCCATACTAACCATGGCAATCGATTATATAGTGACCATTGTCGATGATTTGTAGTTAATTTGACACGAATATCTTATGTTTGAGATGAAATatcagattcaaaatctaattataataattttcaaTCTACTCGAATTCAATAATAAGTTTGAGATAATAGATCGAGTTCGAAACTTAAATATAGAGATGAATACGGGGTGTGTTAGTTTTTCGTTCCCATCACCGCCTCCGAATTGTATCTCCACCTCTCATCCTCGCCTCTTTCAGGTTCGGAGATCCTTGAACCCATCGAGATCCAATTTTCATCTCCGCTTCAAAAAAAATAACGTGGCGAAGGGCGGGTAAGGGAAATCTCCGAACTCAAACCTATCATCATCATTGGGATGCGTCCAGAGATGGGATAGTTACCTCATTTCCGTCTCAAGTTATTTTGAGGATTCAAAAAAATCTTCGAACccaaaattagttttcaaactTATCTAGTTTCGCGTTTTTCTTTTGGAGAAAATTGTAATCTCAACCCTAATTCTAATATCAAGAATCTTTAATTGAAGTTCCAGGCTCTCAAATTTGGTCAAAAAAGCACTTGGAATTGATTCGGAGTTATCGAAGTTTGGTTTTGAACACGCCATTCGATCAGAGAATGCAATTCCTAACCTACCCACAAATCATGATATCGAGTTTGATTATTTTGTTTCCTAATTCCTTTTTGAAAATCAATTCGGCAATTTGTATTGATCATGCGAACCTTACATTAGCTTCTAGAAAAAGTTAGAGCTAAAGTCTTCGTGTAAAAGTTAGAAAAGGAAAAAACCAATctaaaaagaattaaaaaaacaaaaaaaaaaacagttggTCCATAGATTGAGACTTGGTTTATCATCGTAAGCCTTCGTTTTCTCCGACACACGCATGCGTTCGTTTGATGGAACTCAGTGCCTAATATAGCTGAGTACACGGTGCTATAGACCCTattcgaggtcgaggtcgaggtcgagtaaatattgaaataatttatttaaaattttagttttttttaaaaaaatgaatattaaaTTATCATAAATTACGTTAAGAAAGAGGAAAATTGATGTTTTGattgatatttttaaaactatttaagGAATCCATTtcttttaattataataattgatAAGTACTTAAGCTTCAATTTTACCCGCGGTTCAGTCAAAAGTTCTCAAAAAGtcaaaaatcaatatatttaatGGCTAACCAAACAAACCTTTAGGTCCATCGATTTTGATGCTACACGAAATTCAGGTGATAAATCTGCCCGAGTGAACACGTTAGTATGAGAGGATATCCGCTACTTTCGCGTCCACACCAATAAATCTCGGGGTCGCCACCTATGTCACGAATTGAGGTTAGAGGTATCGAGGGATACCCAACAAAAAAAATCCTCCACTCTCAAATTAGCAAACACCCCAAAATATGTACTCTCAAAAGCTAGATACTTATGGAGCATATAATGAGATAATGTGAATCCCCCCTTAAAATGGTGGGATGgctcctatttataggcttcctagTTGAACCATGAGCTTAGATTATCTTGGGCTCTCTATTGGGCCTAATCCTTAATTTATGGCCCAATCCAATCTCCACACAATTAATTATGCCTAACTTACAAAAATAAACCATTTTTTAGACTAATACCCATCATAAGCCCCCCACTCTGAAACACCTACATTTTATTGAAGGTGATCGAAAGTAACAATTTATTAGAAGAAAAAGCTTCCTCCTACGCTcctaataaaataacaatacaATAACTTAAAAAACTTATTCTATCCTTTGCTTTAATTTTGCAATTAGGTTGAGCCCTACTCCCCTATAAAAGGGGCCCACACGCCTCACTCCTCTCCTGATCTTCCGCCGTCATGTCAGGTATCCTCTCTGCTCTATTCCCTTTCTTTATGGGTCTTTGCTGCTGGTACTATATTatactatataatatatattacaaATGCTTTTCCTTTATGTATTCGAATTTGTGCTCCATTAAATAATAGTctttcttcttccttccattTGCTTTACTGTTCGTAATCTTGTGAGGCTCCTGGGGACTCTTTTTCTGTGAACATCACCATAGAACAAAGAAATACGTACAGTAAGCCACCATTTTTGGGAAAACTCAGGCGACTTATATGTCGCAAGATGGTCCGACCAAGGCTTCGGCCCTGGTTCCAGGTGGTGCTATGCTTTTGTGGGTCTGAAATAACCGGAAATCTTAAAAAGATCTCACGCAATCCATGCGTATCTGTGAGCCTCGTTCTGTATATACTGGTGAGAAGTCATCTTCGCTGCTACTCAGCCCAGTAGATGCTAGTAGAGCCGATCTTACGGAGCTGCTCCAATCGGGGTGCACGGATTCGAGCAGAGCCGCTGCGCTGGCGACGGTACTGGGCTGGTGCAAGGGTATTGGGTTGGTGCAAGGGTATTGGGCTGGTGCAAGGGGATTGGGCTGGGCTTTATTTATGTAATGGGTTTGAGTTGGGGTGGTTTGGGCTAGGGATTGGGTTGGGTTGGTGCAAGGGTATTGGGCTGGTGCAAGGGTATTGGGCTGGGCTTTATTTATGTAATGGGTTTGAGTTGGGGTGGTTTGGGCTAGGGATTGGGTTGGGTTGGTGCAAGGATATTGGGCTGGTTTGATTCATTTGGGATAGGGATTAGACTGGGATTATTTGTGGATTGGATTTGGGTTGGGGTATTGACTAATCTTTACAACATGATACGGGTTGTGCACCTAATGCTACTTCTCTCGGGTTATCtgataaatttttaaacttcttgcAGGGTGCGCGCCTCGTGGTAAGGTGTACTCTTTACTAATGGCTAGTCGTATGCACAAATCTTCCCTTTCGAGTGATTTTAGTAGGGGTGAAGCTTCAGATACTTATTCTTATCACTCTGACACTCCGTCCCTCTTGAGCGATTTGGGTTCTTTGGGTGACCTGACCCTCCTTGGTGACTTGGGTTCTTTGGGTGATGATGTTTTAATGGATGATCTCGAGAGTTCTTTCCCTCCTATCCCTCAAGTGCCATTACCTTGCCCTCGTGGTTCCTCGTTTGGTGATAATCCTGACCAAGAAGTTATTCCTGGGGACCTAGATCGGGGCCTTCTGACTCCTCAGGATGTGAAGTGCTTGAGTGGTAAACTGAAAATCTCCTCTGACTATGAGTTTAAGGCTCCTAGCTTGGGGGATTCTTATCACAACCCACCCGCAGGGTATTTTACCGTGACCCTTGCCCATTTTAATAGCGGGTTTTCCATTCCTCCTCATTCCTTACTAGTCGAGGTGACTCGTACCTTAGGTGTAAGCTTCAGTCAGTTGTCCCCAAACTCACTTACTTATTTTCTGGGATTCTGTCATCGAGCAAACGAGTTTCAAATTCAGGCTACTACTTCTTTGTTCCATTCTCTTTTCTCAGTACGATGCCTTAAACCTGACTACTCCGTCTACTTCCAACCTCGTGCTGGTTTCAAGTTCATGGTCAGACTACGCTCGACTCGAGGGGATTGGCGATCCCACTTTCTTTTTGTAAAGGATAGTGGTTGGGACGTACCTTCAACTTGGAGCTCTAGTTGTAGTGTTGTGAAAATGAGAATGATTCATCGACATTTGCAAGTTCAGTGCCAAACCCTGGGgttttttgattatatatttgaTCCTAAGAGTTTGTTAACCCGCGGTATCTCTTTTGTTGCTTTAATTGCCTTTTTGCACATCGTTGATTTTCACTATTTTTAACTTTTACGTTTGAGTTATGAAATTTTAATGCTTCATTGCCCCTATTTTTCTTGTAGGGTTGCGCGTGAACTTGGCCACCCTTCAGGCTCGCGAAGACACTATGGGGAGGTCTCTTTCTATCGGAGAGAAGAAAAGAGTTGATGACCGGCGCTACCCTCCCGCTCCTCGATCTTCTATCCCTTCTTCGGGGTCGCACCCCCAGTCTGGTTGTGGAGGAGGGTCTAGCTCTCAAGTTCGTCAGGGGCCTCATCCTATGTCCACTGAAAACCATGCTTCTGGAACTGTTATGGATAAAAGAAAGGACCAGTGTACTAGAGGACATTACGATGGCAAGAGGAAGGGCGAAGTGGCCACCCCACCAAACTTTAAGAAAGATCGTGGAGATCCGATATCGTCTTCTCGAGGCTCTCGGAAGAACTCTGTATTCTTGGAAGGAGTTAATGCTAAGGAGAAAGTGGGGTCTTTTTGGGATATAGATGACCCTGATATAGGATGGAGAAAGGGGAGGGATATGATATGTGATCATGACATGGCTCATTTGGTCCCTCAGCCCCCTGCTGCTCTATCCCACTGCCTAGCCTTGATAGGTTGCCAGGTGCTTTCCCCGCCCCTCAGTGACTTTTCTGTAGGGACGTTTATGTGATGTAACCAACTGTCTCTTGCTTTTCAGGCTGTGTCTCTGGCTTGTGCTTATCAGGCTCGAGAGGAGAGAGGTCGAGCTGAGGAGGCTCGATTTCGCCGAGAGCTCTCCCAATTAAAGGAAGAAAATGAACGTCTTCGATCGGAGAACATGAAGTTCCAAGGCGATCTTTCTTTCTTGACAAAGAAATGTGAAGAAAAGACCAGAGATGATGAGGAATTGCGTAAAGAGCTCGGTTCCCTCTATGACAAACACCGTACCGAGGTGAAGACTGGCGGGATGTTCTTGGCTTCTAAGACGGGGAAGTCCTTTGTGACGGGTGTTGAGGAGAAGGCACTAGCAGCCTTTCGTGCTTCTTCGGCTTATGCTGATGAGGTTTACAGTCACGCATTTGGTCTCCGTGACGAGGTGCTGCGAGACTGTCGTCTCCAGCTCCGCTTGACAGGTTTGGTTCCTGAGGAGGTGATTATGAGGATTTCACCTCATGTGGCAGAGTTGGATGACACCGCTCAGGTTGACCCTCTGCCAGAGTTTCCTCCAGCGGGGGATGTTGACTGCGAGGTCATTGGTGCGCTGCACTTGCTCCCTGCTGACGAGGCTATCGAGGATGGATGATTTTTGCCTTCGCCACTAGACCTGTCTGAGCTTTATTCTAAGATCGTACTTTTGCATAACTATTTTGCTTAGTCGAAGTTTATTTTGATTACTATGTCATCTGGGcattaattttcgttttttttttatcatactTTATGCTTGCTGCTTAATTAAATATGAATTTGGGCATAACTAAGCCTCTGTGGTCTCGACGGGAAGTTATTACCCTAGCGTAGGTATCCCGGGACTCTATTTTGGTGACCTCTTATAGTGTCTGAGCACTTTCCCGCTGGGCTGGCCAAGCCTCTTATGCTTGGGTGGCTCTCTATGA
This sequence is a window from Primulina tabacum isolate GXHZ01 chromosome 17, ASM2559414v2, whole genome shotgun sequence. Protein-coding genes within it:
- the LOC142531513 gene encoding uncharacterized protein LOC142531513; the encoded protein is MAHLVPQPPAALSHCLALIGCQAVSLACAYQAREERGRAEEARFRRELSQLKEENERLRSENMKFQGDLSFLTKKCEEKTRDDEELRKELGSLYDKHRTEVKTGGMFLASKTGKSFVTGVEEKALAAFRASSAYADEVYSHAFGLRDEVLRDCRLQLRLTGLVPEEVIMRISPHVAELDDTAQVDPLPEFPPAGDVDCEVIGALHLLPADEAIEDG